A region of Fusarium keratoplasticum isolate Fu6.1 chromosome 6, whole genome shotgun sequence DNA encodes the following proteins:
- a CDS encoding MFS domain-containing protein, protein MSDPSKDTIRAHWKCFVACGIIVLSPFQYGLDFGLIGGLQAMPGFLKIYGYRAPETAIGWNISTTRQQLISSLMTLGAFISSSLAGFAAAKLGRKMCLWIACLLCAVANIIMMTTTHIVPLYIGRLLIGLANGYFMTFSQLYIQETSPAKYRGLFLSIFQFCTSFGTLIGTIIDWATAKRPDRSAYLIPLAIIYVVPAFLFVAMIFIPESPRWLILQGRYDDGLKSLKWLRPKNADVDKELNEIRDAINKEQETASGVGIWDMFNNPIDRRRTLLSIGAVLLQAASGSMFIIAYKAYFFAMAKVDDPFAMSNVLSMAGLIAIIANSFIVVRYGRRRVLLTNGLVISGCFQLIIAVTYDKNPGSHVTGRVLVALSCLYMMAYNGMIASYSWLVAGEMPSQRLRSYTFGVAAAIGFLGAWLITFTAPYFINPSSLNWGPRYGYIWFPSCIVSAIWVFFFLPEVKGRTLEEIDAMFNKKLPARHFRTHKLEGEAGGEAQGKSSVEVEVHEAEKV, encoded by the exons ATGTCGGATCCCTCTAAGGATACCATCCGGGCGCACTGGAAGTGCTTCGTCGCTTGCGGCATCATCGTCCTGTCACCCTTCCAGTATGGACTTGACTTTGGCCTAATCGGTGGCCTGCAGGCCATGCCTGGGTTCCTCAAG ATCTATGGCTACCGAGCTCCCGAAACCGCGATCGGATGGAACATCTCGACTACACGACAACAACTCatctcgtccttgatgacCCTTGGTGCTTTCATCAGCTCCAGTCTTGCTGGCTTCGCCGCTGCCAAGCTTGGTAGAAAGATGTGCCTCTGGATCGCATGTCTCCTCTGTGCAgttgccaacatcatcatgatgacTACAACCCACATTGTCCCCCTCTATATCGGCCGTCTTCTCATCGGTCTGGCCAACGGTTACTTCATGACCTTCTCTCAGCTCTACATTCAAGAGACTAGCCCGGCCAAGTACCGAGGTCTCTTCCTCAGCATCTTTCAGTTCTGCACCTCGTTT GGCACCCTCATTGGTACCATCATCGACTGGGCAACTGCGAAGCGACCCGATAGATCCGCCTACCTCATCCCTCTTGCCATCATCTACGTCGTGCCCGCATTCCTTTTCGTCGCCATGATCTTTATCCCCGAGTCCCCTCGATGGCTTATCCTTCAAGGCCGCTACGACGATGGTCTCAAGTCGCTCAAGTGGCTGAGGCCCAAGAATGCCGATgtcgacaaggagctcaacgaGATTCGAGACGCCATTAACAAGGAACAAGAGACTGCTAGCGGTGTTGGTATCTGGGACATGTTCAACAACCCCATCGACAGACGACGAACTCTGCTGTCCATTGGAGCTGTGCTCTTGCAAGCCGCCTCTGGATCAATGTTTATCATTG CTTACAAGGCCTACTTCttcgccatggccaaggttgaCGATCCTTTCGCCATGAGCAACGTCCTCAGCATGGCCGGTCTCATTGCCATTATTGCAAACTCCTTCATCGTCGTTCGATACGGACGTCGTCGTGTTCTCCTCACCAACGGACTCGTCATCTCCGGTTGTTTCCAGCTTATCATCGCCGTCACATATGACAAGAACCCTGGATCCCACGTTACAGGCCGTGTTTTGGTCGCCCTATCGTGCCTGTACATGATGGCCTACAAC GGAATGATTGCTTCTTACTCATGGCTTGTTGCGGGAGAGATGCCCTCTCAGCGCCTTCGCAGCTATACATTTGGCGTTGCTGCCGCTATCGGCTTCCTTGGTGCATGGCTCATCACCTTCACTGCCCCCTACTTTATCAACccaagctccttgaactGGGGTCCACGATACGGCTACATCTGGTTCCCCTCTTGCATTGTTTCTGCCATCTgggtcttcttcttcctgcccgaggtcaagggccGCACCCTGGAGGAGATCGATGCCATG TTCAACAAGAAGCTTCCTGCGAGGCACTTCCGAACCCACAAGCTCGAGGGCGAAGCCGGAGGCGAGGCCCAGGGCAAGTCAAGCGTCGAAGTCGAGGTCCACGAGGCCGAAAAGGTTTGA
- a CDS encoding Aldedh domain-containing protein, translated as MPAPLTLNTPKMLIDGKLVGASDGATFPLFNPATGTQTAEVPEATEQDVNTAVAAANRAFPAWSALDPSKRGACLKKLAALIREHNDELALLEAQSMGRPVDDYFEGFAAAGNFDHYAEAWSQIQGTASLNTPGYVTMTLRQPYGVVAAIIPWNVPVLFFSSKTAPALIAGNTVVLKTSEKAPLAAAKVAELVHKAGFPPGVFNIIHGHGLPSGAALAAHMDVRALSFTGSGRTGRLIQETAAKTNLKKVILELGGKSPVIVFEDADLELAVKDTMRSVQFNSGQVCMANSRVYVQDSIADKFIAACKQNLAAVKAGDPTKRGTVHGPQADKIQYNNVLKFIEEGKKSGTLALGGNGNLDSTGGFFIEPTIFLNTPENAKIMKEEVFGPVVNINVIKTEEEAIRKANDTEFGLYAAVYTKDIDRAMRVSKELNSGYVGINCTSPSTARDLPFGGYKASGQGREGWQHSIDNFLETKSIMMKVGASDSKL; from the exons ATGCCAGCGCCACTAACGCTCAACACCCCCAAGATGCTCATCGATGGCAAA TTGGTTGGGGCCTCAGACGGAGCCACTTTTCCCCTCTTCAACCCGGCTACCGGTACCCAGACTGCGGAGG TTCCTGAAGCAACCGAGCAAGATGTCAACACGGCTGTCGCTGCTGCGAACCGCGCATTCCCCGCCTGGTCGGCTCTCGATCCGTCCAAACGTGGCGCATgcctgaagaagctggccgcCTTGATCAGAGAGCACAACGACGAGCTCGCTCTTCTCGAGGCCCAGTCCATGGGTCGTCCTGTCGATGACTACTTTGAGGGCTTTGCCGCAGCTGGCAATTTTGACCACTATGCTGAGGCTTGGTCTCAGATTCAGGGCACCGCCTCGCTGAACACGCCGGGATATGTTACGATGACGCTGCGTCAGCCGTATGGCGTTGTTGCTGCCATCATTCCCTGGAATGTGCCTGTGCTGTTTTTCTCCAGCAAGACTGCGCCCGCTCTCATCGCCGGCAACACAGTGGTGCTGAAGACAAGCGAGAAGGCTCCTCTTGCTGCGGCCAAGGTCGCCGAACTGGTCCATAAGGCTGGATTCCCTCCAGGTGTCTTCAACATTATCCATGGCCACGGCCTGCCCTCTGGCGCTGCACTCGCTGCGCATATGGATGTTAGAGCGCTGAGCTTCACTGGCTCAGGCCGTACTGGACGCCTCATCCAGGAAACCGCTGCCAAGACGAACTTGAAGAAGGTTATTCTCGAACTTGGTGGCAAGTCTCCCGTCATTGTTTTTGAGGATGCAGACCTTGAGTTGGCCGTCAAAGACACAATGCGCAGTGTTCAGTTCAACAGTGGACAAGTTTGCATGGCCAACTCGCGAGTCTATGTTCAAGATAGCATTGCGGACAAGTTCATCGCGGCTTGCAAACAAAACCTTGCAGCTGTCAAGGCAGGCGATCCTACGAAACGTGGCACCGTTCACGGTCCCCAGGCCGACAAGATTCAGTATAACAACGTTCTCAAGTTCATTGAAGAGGGCAAGAAGTCCGGTACCCTTGCTCTTGGAGGAAATGGCAACCTTGATAGCACGGGAGGCTTCTTTATCGAgcccaccatcttcctcaacACACCCGAGAACGCAAAgatcatgaaggaggaggtctTTGGTCCTgtcgtcaacatcaacgtTATCAAgactgaagaagaggcgaTTCGCAAGGCGAACGATACAGAGTTCGGTCTGTACGCCGCAGTCTACACCAAGGACATCGACCGCGCCATGAGAGTGTCCAAGGAACTCAACTCTGGCTATGTCGGAATCAACTGCACGAGTCCTAGCACCGCGAGGGATTTGCCTTTTGGAGGATATAAGGCATCAGGCCAGGGTAGAGAAGGTTGGCAGCATAGCATTGATAACTTCTTGGAGACCAAGAGTATCATGATGAAGGTTGGGGCAAGCGATTCCAAGTTGTGA